Proteins encoded together in one Macrobrachium rosenbergii isolate ZJJX-2024 chromosome 45, ASM4041242v1, whole genome shotgun sequence window:
- the LOC136829938 gene encoding uncharacterized protein, translating to MLDSKQDKESVGDAGQQDKESIGDAGQQDKESVGDAGQPDKEGVGEAGHQDKEGVGDAGQQEKEGQDKEGVGDAEQQDKEGVGEAGHQDKEGIGDAGQQDKEGLGDVGQQDKEGVGDQDKEGVVEAGHQDKEGVGDAGQQDKEGVGDAGQQDKEGVGDAGQQDKEGVGDAGQQDKEGIGDAGQQDKEGVGDAGQQDKEGVGDAGQQDKEGVGDAGQQDKEGIGDAGQQDKEGVGDARKYR from the exons atgctggacagcaag caagataaagagagcgttggagatgctggacagcaagataaagagagcattggagatgctggacagcaagataaagagagcgTTGGAGACGCTGGACAGCCagataaagagggcgttggagaaGCTGGACATCAagataaagagggcgttggagacgctggacagcaagaaaaagagggc caagataaagagggcgttggagacgctgaacagcaagataaagagggcgttggagaaGCTGGACATCAAGATAAAGAGGGCATTGgagatgctggacagcaagataaagagggccttggagatgttggacagcaagataaagagggcgttggagat caagataaagagggcgttGTAGAAGCTGGACATCAagataaagagggcgttggagacgctggacagcaagataaagagggcgttggagatgctggacagcaagataaagagggcgttggagatgctggacagcaagataaagagggcgttggagacgctggacagcaagataaagagggcatTGGAGacgctggacagcaagataaagagggcgttggagacgctggacagcaagataaagagggcgttggagacgctggacagcaagataaagagggcgttggagacgctggacagcaagataaagagggcatTGGAGacgctggacagcaagataaagagggcgttggagatgcCAGAAAATACAGATGA